A region from the Volucribacter amazonae genome encodes:
- a CDS encoding RHS repeat-associated core domain-containing protein gives MGRFTQRDPIGLLGGENLYQFAPNTVSWVDPSGLAVICTRPLDFNQGNKIYSDFDPSSRDGFDLGFFHEQIMFKNGSNIGYSGIKDDKGKILGIYEEKDPRLLSQYKCSNVQYDDEIMLKAVKNVKEKQVPVYSSVGQYGVKISGFKPKYAPEQYNILFNNCQDFVTDVLKEYKKIKMQIK, from the coding sequence ATGGGACGCTTTACTCAGCGTGATCCGATAGGGTTATTGGGTGGGGAGAATTTGTATCAGTTCGCCCCAAATACAGTTAGCTGGGTTGATCCGTCTGGGTTGGCGGTTATATGTACTAGACCTTTAGATTTCAATCAAGGAAACAAAATTTATAGTGATTTCGATCCTTCATCTAGAGATGGTTTTGATTTAGGATTTTTTCATGAGCAAATTATGTTTAAAAATGGTTCTAATATTGGTTATTCAGGAATCAAAGATGATAAAGGGAAGATTTTAGGAATTTATGAAGAAAAAGATCCACGTTTATTATCACAATATAAATGTTCAAACGTTCAATATGATGATGAGATTATGTTAAAAGCAGTAAAAAACGTAAAAGAAAAGCAGGTTCCTGTATATTCTTCCGTAGGACAATATGGAGTAAAAATATCTGGATTTAAACCTAAATATGCTCCTGAGCAATATAATATTCTCTTTAATAACTGCCAAGATTTTGTGACT
- a CDS encoding RHS repeat-associated core domain-containing protein, which translates to MGIPRELTDEQGKLCWYGDYQGWGAVKHQTSLIENIHQPFRLQNQYYDQETGLHYNFYRYYDPAYGTLYSA; encoded by the coding sequence ATCGGAATACCGAGAGAGCTTACTGATGAACAAGGAAAACTCTGTTGGTATGGGGATTATCAAGGCTGGGGGGCGGTTAAACATCAAACTTCATTGATTGAAAATATACATCAACCATTCCGCTTACAAAACCAATATTACGATCAAGAAACAGGCTTGCACTATAATTTCTACCGTTACTACGATCCCGCATATGGGACGCTTTACTCAGCGTGA
- a CDS encoding IS630 transposase-related protein: MAYSKDYRQMILAKLKGGASFRELAQEFQLSTNTIQRWKKNPERKKRIVKPYKIDNELLKADVEAYPDDYQWQRAQRLGCSQNAICTALKRLGITRKKRR; this comes from the coding sequence ATGGCATACTCAAAAGACTACCGACAAATGATATTAGCCAAACTCAAAGGTGGCGCAAGCTTTCGAGAATTGGCACAAGAATTTCAGCTCAGTACCAATACCATCCAGAGATGGAAGAAAAACCCTGAACGAAAGAAACGTATTGTTAAACCTTATAAGATTGATAACGAGCTCCTCAAAGCCGATGTTGAAGCTTATCCCGATGATTATCAATGGCAGCGAGCACAGCGTTTAGGTTGTAGCCAAAACGCCATTTGTACGGCTTTAAAAAGGCTCGGAATAACACGTAAAAAAAGACGTTAG
- the pgi gene encoding glucose-6-phosphate isomerase produces MQNINPTQTNAWKALEQHNAEQSAVTIQQLFALQNDRFEQYSLNFNDEILVDFSKNKINQDTLKLLRQLAQECALPQAIEAMFNGEKINRTENRAVLHTALRNRDNSPVMVDGKDVMPEVNAVLAKMKSFCQRIIDGEWKGYTGKAITDVINIGIGGSDLGPYMVTEALRPYKNHLNMHFVSNVDGTHIVETLKKVNPETTLILVASKTFTTQETMTNAHTAREWLLNAAKDEAHIAKHFAALSTNAKEVEKFGIDTDNMFEFWDWVGGRYSLWSAIGLSIALSIGFDHFEQLLAGANAMDKHFRNTPVEQNIPTTLALVGLWNTNFLGAQTEAILPYDQYLHRFAAYFQQGNMESNGKYVGRDGKEVDYQTGPIIWGEPGTNGQHAFYQLIHQGTTLIPCDFIAPAQSHNPIGDHHSKLLSNFFAQTEALAFGKSQQEVEQEFVNAGKPLAEVKEIVPFKVFKGNKPTNSILLKKITPFSLGALIAMYEHKIFVQGVIFNIYSFDQWGVELGKQLANRILPELENNQKITSHDSSTNGLINQFKQWR; encoded by the coding sequence ATGCAAAATATTAATCCAACTCAAACTAACGCTTGGAAAGCCTTAGAACAGCATAATGCTGAACAAAGTGCGGTAACAATTCAACAACTTTTTGCTTTGCAAAATGATCGTTTTGAACAATATTCATTAAATTTTAATGATGAAATTTTAGTGGATTTCTCAAAAAATAAAATCAACCAAGATACGCTAAAATTATTGCGTCAATTAGCCCAAGAATGTGCCTTGCCACAAGCTATTGAAGCAATGTTTAATGGCGAAAAAATCAATCGTACCGAAAATCGTGCGGTGTTACATACCGCTTTGCGTAATCGTGATAACTCGCCAGTAATGGTGGACGGTAAAGACGTGATGCCAGAAGTGAATGCTGTATTGGCAAAAATGAAATCTTTCTGCCAACGTATTATTGATGGAGAATGGAAAGGTTATACTGGCAAAGCCATTACCGATGTGATTAATATTGGTATCGGCGGATCAGATTTAGGACCTTATATGGTTACCGAAGCATTACGCCCTTACAAAAATCACCTCAATATGCACTTTGTGTCTAATGTGGACGGCACACATATTGTAGAAACCCTAAAAAAAGTCAATCCAGAAACCACATTAATTTTGGTGGCGTCCAAAACCTTTACCACCCAAGAAACCATGACTAATGCCCATACCGCAAGAGAATGGTTATTAAATGCGGCTAAAGATGAAGCCCATATTGCCAAACATTTTGCCGCGCTTTCTACTAATGCCAAAGAAGTGGAAAAATTTGGTATTGATACCGACAATATGTTTGAATTTTGGGATTGGGTAGGCGGTCGTTATTCCTTATGGTCAGCCATTGGTTTATCCATTGCTTTATCCATTGGTTTTGACCATTTTGAACAATTATTGGCAGGGGCTAATGCGATGGATAAACATTTCCGCAACACCCCGGTTGAACAAAATATTCCAACTACATTAGCTTTAGTGGGCTTATGGAACACCAATTTTTTAGGAGCTCAAACAGAAGCAATTTTACCTTATGACCAGTATTTACACCGTTTTGCTGCTTATTTCCAACAAGGCAATATGGAATCCAATGGTAAATATGTCGGACGTGATGGCAAAGAAGTAGATTATCAAACAGGGCCGATTATTTGGGGTGAACCGGGTACTAATGGGCAACACGCGTTCTATCAGCTTATTCATCAAGGTACAACCTTAATTCCTTGTGATTTTATTGCACCAGCACAAAGCCATAACCCAATTGGTGATCATCATAGTAAATTGTTATCCAATTTCTTTGCGCAAACCGAAGCCCTTGCCTTTGGTAAAAGCCAACAAGAGGTAGAACAAGAATTTGTTAATGCAGGCAAGCCATTAGCGGAAGTAAAAGAGATTGTGCCGTTTAAAGTCTTTAAGGGCAATAAACCAACCAATTCTATTTTATTGAAAAAAATCACACCATTTTCCTTAGGGGCATTAATTGCCATGTATGAACATAAAATTTTTGTACAAGGGGTGATTTTCAATATTTACAGCTTTGACCAATGGGGCGTGGAGCTAGGTAAACAACTGGCTAATCGTATTCTTCCTGAGCTAGAAAATAACCAAAAAATTACTAGTCATGATAGTTCAACCAATGGGTTAATTAATCAATTTAAACAATGGCGTTAA